In Daucus carota subsp. sativus chromosome 4, DH1 v3.0, whole genome shotgun sequence, one DNA window encodes the following:
- the LOC108216500 gene encoding glycolipid transfer protein 2, with product MKRRRDMEMELKMRSELRSAIEEFSKEALIVQPVDDQVHNAAAHIPIKPFLVVCNMVLQVLDKIGPTMAVLRQDINQNIQRLEKFQESNPSLYSNVVEILKKEKNEVSARHVTSCSRAFVWLTRSLDFTVTLLQLLLKDSELKMEKAVEEAYVVTLKPWHGWITSTAYKVALKLVPDTKAFLAILMSNDEDNDRLKEEMEMFISLLVPFLDKIHLISITFNLDNMKSP from the exons ATGAAAAGGAGGAGAGACATGGAGATGGAGCTGAAGATGAGATCAGAACTAAGGTCTGCCATTGAAGAGTTCTCTAAGGAGGCTTTGATAGTTCAGCCTGTTGATGATCAAGTTCATAATGCTGCAGCACATATTCCCATCAAACCATTTCTTGTTGTCTGCAATATGGTTCTTCAAGTTCttg ATAAGATTGGCCCAACAATGGCTGTTTTGAGACAAGACATAAATCAGAATATACAG AGACTGGAAAAGTTTCAGGAATCAAACCCTTCATTATATTCAAATGTGGTTGAGATCCTAAAGAAAGAGAAGAATGAAGTCTCTGCAAGACATGTTACCAGCTGCAGCAGAGCATTTGTATGGCTTACCAG ATCTCTGGATTTTACAGTGACATTGTTGCAGTTATTACTGAAGGACTCTGAACTTAAGATGGAGAAAGCAGTAGAAGAAGCATATGTTGTCACTTTAAAACCATGGCATGGATGGATCACTTCAACGGCTTACAAG GTAGCTCTCAAACTAGTGCCTGATACAAAAGCTTTTCTTGCCATTCTCATGTCCAATGATGAAGACAATGACAGACTTAAGGAAGAAATGGAGATGTTTATTTCACTACTTGTGCCTTTCCTCGACAAAATCCACTTAATTTCG ATAACATTCAACTTGGATAATATGAAGTCTCCCTGA